One window of Bactrocera tryoni isolate S06 chromosome 2, CSIRO_BtryS06_freeze2, whole genome shotgun sequence genomic DNA carries:
- the LOC120768563 gene encoding beta-hexosaminidase subunit beta-like — protein MRSFLNLIVFFAFCGKLKADGGYRSFGPEFKATIGEIWPKPYQQVESNKYYAMNGSSFQFIAVNENCALLQSAFTRYANIIAAAAKGYNRAPATATLGIIQQIRVNLTQPCEDLPHLDMDESYYVRGDGVVRANSIWGILRGLETFSQLLVPMPNGLLLTRSTGIYDQPRFKYRGLMLDSARHFVSKAKILQLIEGMAYNKLNVFHWHMTDDSAFPYSSSVFPELSAKGAYRPELTYSKADVKEVVEFARARGIRVVPEFDTPAHTASWAASHPELLTKCEGEFEGQLGPLNPTKESTFNFLYTFFSEIKSLFPDKFLHLGVDEVDSACWESNTDIQAYLKAHGLDNGDLPYLYLERFSANISTKGWKQMVWQEAMIENSYMDWPGGTIAQIWFDYKNAAATLTKKRHDVVRSDGWYLYVLDTGADWEKFYNVEPTNFSGNKSQKSHVIGGEACLWSEWINEHNVLPTTFPRVSAVAERLWSPLEQLDAEKAHLRLEEHNCRMIGRGIEARPANGFGMC, from the exons ATGCGCAGTTTCCTTAATTTAATTGTGTTTTTCGCATTTTGCGGCAAATTGAAGGCCGATGGAGGATACCGCAGCTTTGGTCCAGAGTTCAAAGCTACAATAG GTGAGATTTGGCCAAAGCCCTACCAACAAGTGGAGAGTAACAAGTACTATGCGATGAATGGCTCGAGTTTTCAATTTATC GCGGTGAACGAAAACTGTGCACTTTTGCAAAGCGCCTTCACACGATATGCCAACATTATTGCCGCTGCGGCGAAAGGCTACAATCGCGCCCCTGCCACCGCCACACTTGGCATCATCCAGCAAATCCGCGTCAATCTGACACAGCCCTGCGAAGACTTGCCACATCTCGACATGGATGAGTCAT ATTACGTACGCGGCGATGGCGTAGTGCGGGCCAACTCCATTTGGGGTATACTACGTGGTCTGGAGACATTTTCGCAACTGTTGGTGCCAATGCCAAATGGGCTG CTACTTACGCGCAGTACAGGAATTTACGATCAGCCTCGTTTCAAGTACCGTGGCCTAATGTTGGATTCGGCAAGACACTTTGTGAGCAAagcgaaaatattgcaactCATCGAGGGGATGGCCTACAACAAGCTGAACGTCTTCCACTGGCACATGACGGATGACTCAGCGTTCCCGTACAGTTCAAGCGTTTTTCCAGAGCTGTCAGCAAAGGGCGCTTATCGGCCGGAACTGACCTATTCCAAGGCCGATGTGAAGGAAGTGGTGGAGTTTGCACGCGCACGAGGCATACGGGTGGTGCCGGAATTTGATACGCCAG CGCACACCGCTTCATGGGCTGCTTCACATCCCGAACTGTTAACTAAATGTGAGGGCGAATTCGAAGGGCAATTGGGGCCGTTAAACCCCACCAAAGAATCCActtttaactttctttatacatttttcaG TGAAATCAAGAGCCTCTTTCCCGACAAGTTCCTACACTTGGGCGTCGATGAAGTGGATTCGGCTTGCTGGGAATCAAACACCGACATTCAGGCCTACTTGAAAGCACATGGGCTGGACAATGGCGACTTGCCCTATTTATATTTGGAGCGATTCTCCGCGAACATTTCTACAAAGGGATGGAAGCAGATGGTGTGGCAGGAG GCCATGATCGAAAACTCCTATATGGATTGGCCGGGTGGCACAATCGCACAAATTTGGTTTGATTACAAGAACGCTGCGGCAACACTAACGAAAAAGCGACACGATGTCGTTAGGAGTGATGGGTGGTATCTGTATGTGCTAGACACTGGCGCCGACTGGGAGAAGTTCTATAATGTCGAACCGACTAACTTTAGTGGCAATAAATCGCAAAAATCCCACGTAATTGGCGGCGAAGCCTGCTTGTGGAGTGAGTGGATCAATGAGCATAATGTGCTGCCAACTACGTTTCCGCGTGTGAGTGCGGTGGCCGAGCGCTTGTGGTCTCCCCTTGAGCAGCTGGATGCTGAAAAAGCGCATTTGCGTTTGGAGGAGCACAACTGCCGCATGATCGGGCGGGGTATTGAGGCGCGACCAGCTAATGGTTTCGGCATGTGCTAG